From Platichthys flesus chromosome 19, fPlaFle2.1, whole genome shotgun sequence:
GCTTTGTCTGACCATTAGTAAATACTATTTCCATCCGGTCAAGGCACATACTTTACACCATAAATCACAAACTGCCCCAAAACGCAAGTGGAACCATTATTTTTCCGGGGACACAAATGTGCACAAACATTATTCACTGACACATTCTGTGATGGTGAGAATCACACAGTTGTGTGTCCCTGTCCGTCTCAGGACAACTGCTGGTTGAAGCCCAACGTGGACCAGAGAAACAGCGATAAGGACAGCCATGGTGACGCATGTGACAACTGCCGCATGATGGAGAACCCCGATCAGAGGGACACAGACAGCGACGGCAAAGGGGACGCCTGCGATGAAGACATGGACGGAGATGGTATGTGGAGAAATTGCATCACCAATGCTGACGCTCCAGTTATATAACAAGTATCTCTGAAGGCCCTCAGTGTTACAATGTATTACTCTGTTCTCGCCTTCTCATCTAAACACTGCTCCTTGGTTAAAGGCACTGATGCAGACAGAGAAATTCCCATCTTCCTAAATCCTATTGTATAAATACATCACTGTGTGGTGGTGTGGATGCTCTGGTAAGCCATCTGAGCCTTGAGAAAcagcagtgggaaaaaaaaatgaaaaaaaaaaaaaaatcaaagccaGGCCCAGTGTGACCCCAGAGGGAACACAAGCTTTGATCATTCACCAGTATGATTACACCTGAAAAACCTCCCCAGGAGAGAAGATAGGTTCTCCTCTGTCCAATCGCTCCAGCCTGACCTTTACGCATacgtggtgctgctgctgcctccctgCGATCAACAGAAAACTGCTGCTTAACTCAAACGGGTGCTCAGCCGCATAGCAGGTGCAACAGCGCGGCCTAGTGGTGGATTTACAAACAACATGCTGTGAATTGACTCGGGTATCCGGGCTTAGTATGGGAGTATAATGTCTCGAGTTGTTCCATGCGTTCACTGATCAAATATAGATTTAATCACTGAACTGATGAATATTTATAAGTTACTTGACTAAAAATCACCCAGAACATCAACATTAATACATCGACAGATTGATTTTAATGATCAGACTTAATTAATTAAGTAAACATTCCATGACCGTATCAGTGTGAACAGTTTTATATTTGGTAACACCTAAAcatatggtttgtttgttaggcTGTCCCTAAGGATTTTTTGCATTGTCATTTAATATGTCAATTATTTTCcttattaattgattatttgtcTATAAAGAAGCAAAAGATAGTGAACAACGACATTTAATAGAGCACAAACATCAGTCAAGGCCCAACGTCCCCTAATGAGACCAGACTTAAATTCAcgagatccagatttttatttggatcagcGGCAAACACTCCCATTATTTTTGGATGTAATAAATGCCATCACAATTTCCAACAGCCCAAGTGGCATCTTTAATTTCCTTCAAGCTGCTTCTTATATTCAGTTGACGGGGAAATAAGAGAAAGAAATCCACAGCTGGCAAATGTAAATAAGCAAATGCTTGGCATTTCGGTGGGAACATTTACTCAAATGATTAACTATCAAAAATGATTAATATTATGTCCTTCAATAAATTATCATGGGTTGTaaagaaaacactttgtaaGCATTCGCCCTTTTCCCGTTGCGAGAGCTACAGAATAAATTACGATAATGTCACTTGGTTTTATGCTACAGTAGCATGACAACAATCTTTATCCACTGCTGTAAAAGGGACCGGACGTGACTTGATGCAAAATGACGCTAACTGTTTCAATCAGGCCTGAAAAACATGCTGGACAACTGCCAGAGACTCCAGAACAGAGACCAGCGGGACCGAGACGGAGACGGAGTGGGGGACGCCTGCGACAGCTGCCCTGACATCTTCAACCCAAACCAGGTCAGATGGACGGACGGATTGATAGACAGAttgagatagatagatagatagatagatagatagatagatagatagatagatagatagatagatagatagatagatagatagatagataggtagatagatagatagatagatagatagatagacagacagacagacagacagatagatacaACCTGAACCAGGTCAAATGGACGGACGGATTGATATAGACAGATTgatatagatggatggatggatggatggatagatggatagataggtaggtagatagatagatagatagatagatagatagatagatagatagatagatagatagatagatagatagatagatagatagatagatagatagatagatagatagatagatagatagatagatagatagatagatagatagatagatagatagatgaaggTTGGATGGTTGGATGAACTCTCTGCTCTTGTTTCAGTCTGATGTTGATAATGACCTGGTCGGAGACTCCTGCGACACAAACCaagacaggtacacacacacacacacacacacgcacacacacagtctctacATTATTAACTTACATATATCAGATATCTTCTGATACTCCAGCTTTCATTCACATTCTGTGATCATGTCCCTGCCCCTGTAGTGATGGCGACGGTCACCAGGACACCAAGGACAACTGCCCGTTCGTGATCAATAGCTCTCAGctggacacagacaaagacGGGCTGGGCGACGAGTGTGACGACGACGATGACAACGACGGCATCCCGGACATGATTCCACCGGGACCGGACAACTGTCGGCTGGTACCAAACCCTGACCAGACTGACGACAACAGTGAgtctcaaacacacagcacGTCCAAACGCCTCGAAGTGACACAACATTCAGATCCACTGAAACGCAGCTTTGATTGCTCAGAGGTAAtgttcatcttttcatctcAGCATCCATATTCTCCCTGAAGGTCCCACACATGCAGTCTGTGGCCCCCAATTTCACACCCAAGCAAAAACAACCTTAGGGGCAGATCAAGTGGCAATTTTGCTGTGGAAAAAATTGCACTTATTTTTTGCCCCAGCACCCACCTGTCTATTCTGTGACATTTAATGTTGGGAAAAATGGGCTGTGAAGCCAGCGATAGAGAAGTGCCCACTGAAATCAAGTGTTGCAGGGGGATGTCTGGTTGGTTATCAGGGAGCTCTGTGAtgtggagaggaagaagaggaggtctGTATGACCAGCTGTGTCCTAAGGATGTACAGTTCCTCTCACTCTGTACCTCTAAACATGATGAAGAGATTGTAAGATGTGTTATTTGTCAAAAATAtaagatatttgttttcatgttttggaGCTTAGAAATAATGTATTCAGACTCCCGCAttcatttgtttgcttttttcatGTGCAGGGATATAGCAATAGAACATTGTGTCTTAAAAGTCCATCATGACTGCAATCCCGCTATTTACTAATCCACTCCATCAACTACAGTCTATTAATATAGTACAAGATAAAAACAGGTTGGCATAGCACCACCTTATGTGCCGGAGAGACTCTATCACTGCACATTCCTCCATGGCGAATGCACTAGAGCAGTTTCTAAttctgaacacacactcacagcagggTACGGACCAGAGCGAGCTTCAATGCAAAGTTCATCAAAACTGGCACAGTTGCAAAAACGTCTTTAGTTACATTTTAACTATTCCTTTTAGAAAAAGACCTTCAGAACTTTTATCTGGGACGTTTTATATTCAGCCCTTGTAGCTCTGCAGCTTCTGGGCAAGGACATCGAGTTCCCCTGGAGCAGGCCGCCGTGACATTTTTGGTCAAGTTTGTCTGAAATCTGTTCATCGTGACAATATGGAAAGGGATCCTGCTTGAAATTGAATGGAAGGCACTATCTGTTCTTGTGCCTCAATCATGAAATAATGACTATCTCATTTTCCTCAGAGCTTCAGAGGTTTAATGTCCCCGTCTTGTGCCTCAGATGACGGAGTTGGAGACATATGTGAGTCCGACTTTGACCAGGACAAAGTGATCGACAGGATTGACAACTGCCCAGAGAACGCTGAGGTCACCTTGACTGACTTCAGGGCCTATCAGACAGTGGTGCTGGACCCTGAGGGTGACGCCCAGATCGATCCCAACTGGGTAGTTTTGAACCAGGTGAGATTACTCAGTGTTAaaactttgtttaaaatgaatttatcGGTCGTATAAGGCGAAATCACATCTTGCATTATCTTAAACTTAAAGGAGCTATTGTTAGACTACCTGCTCGGCACCAAACAGCAGAACGACACAGTTGCTGTCTACCTGGTGAACGTAGTGGAGCATTTAGCTGCTAAAGAGACAAATATTGATCTCAGGATGTGAGtggagaataaaaaacaaaagagggtaATTATAATGTTGATATAAAACTGATCGATGTGTAAATAAGTGACTGTTTACTGAGTCATCACATAGACTCTATGTAAAGATGGGCAACATGAATAGCTATTTAATGGGTTATTAAATTTGATGTCATAAAAACGGGGGAGACGCATCATGATTGATGGCCGAGACTGACTGAGGATTGCTCGAGCATTCTGCCCCCCAGTGGCCAAAACCCTGTGCTAAAAACGAAATGTTAAGCACATATGCATCTCATTTTGATAGATCTcgtatataatttataattatttcagTATGATATGGCATCAAAGTGCAAGATTCCTTCTTAACAGCGTCCGTCTCTGTCCCCCAGGGAATGGAAATAGTTCAGACCATGAATAGTGATCCAGGACTTGCTGTTGGTAAGATGTATTACCTCTCTGAGTTGAATATCAATCATTAAAATTACATAATGTTTCCAAAACATATCCCAGTCCGAACATATATAATGTGATAATCCTTCTCTCTGTTATCAGGTTACACTGCTTTCAGTGGAGTGGACTTTGAGGGGACGTTCCACGTGAACACAGTGACTGACGATGACTACGCCGGCTTCATCTTTGGCTACCAGGATTCCTCCTCCTTCTACGTGGTGATGTGGAAGCAGACCGAACAAACCTACTGGCAGGCGACACCTTTCAGGGCTGTAGCCGAGCCCGGCATCCAACTCAAGGTGAAAGCACACAgccaaaaaaaagacacaactccCCCAGCTCCAACTATTTATATCCATATTTTCTCCACTCCTGCTTTTCTGTCTCATCTGTCTGCCTCCGCATCCCTCCTCACCTCTATGTGTCTGTTCACCAGGCGGTGAAGTCTAGATCGGGCCCCGGGGAGCACTTAAGGAACTCGCTCTGGCACACGGGAGACACAAATGACCAGGTGCGTCTACTGTGGAAGGACCCTAGAAATGTCGGCTGGAAGGACAAGGTGTCCTACCGCTGGTACCTGCAGCACCGCCCCCAGGTTGGATACATCAGGTAGGACGAACAGCGCTCTCACATCTGTCTGCTCAGTTTGAAGCTTTGCATGAAGACTGGAAACAACGCTTCATTTAATGTGAAGACAATACCATCATATGCGAAGCTCAAATTAACTCACTTTATGAAGTTGGTGCAACCTGCAGTATGAAGCTTTTGCCTCCCCCTTGTGGCAGTGAGGGTAATAACACAAACTCTGTTGACTTGTGCTCATGGCATAAACCTTGCATGTCTTTGATCCCTTTCGGTTCTAGACCGTACTCCTCCCTCTGAACATAGAGCTACTTTTATTTGGAGTATGAGAAACCTTTTTTTGTATACCCCTTGTTTCTATATCGTATTAATTTggtggcaggaggcaggatttatgacctttactgcatccagccaccagggggaaattatttggcttcacttttgagggaGCTTTCGTTCTGtcatctttattaacagtcaATGGTCAATACAGTTGCTCCCCTTTTGAGTCCTGGCCCTTGATGGTTGACATAACATGTGTAAAAGCTTTTAATAAGTAAACAACAGACATAAAAATTTAAAAtcctctgtttcttttgttCAGAGCTCGGTTTTATGAGGGAACTGAGCTGGTCGCAGACTCTGGAGTGACGATTGACACGACCATGAGAGGAGGACGACTTGGCGTGTTCTGCTTCTCTCAAGAAAACATCATCTGGTCCAATCTGAAATACCGCTGCAATGGTGAGAACGCTTCATCAAACCCAACATCATATCTGTCGTTATGTCTCTCGCGTTCTCTTTCAAGGCAGGTTTCTGTTCTCTTTTGAGGCGTCACTACAGGAGTAGTAATGTTGGCCAGTCCATAACTTTCATCCTGACTTAAACATCTCAACTTGTAGATGGTTTGTCTTAAACATTCATCTTCCTCACAGGATGTGTTGTAATTATTGTGGTGATCCTTTAATTTTTCATCCAGCGCTATCATCTGGTCAaactttaaatgtgtaaaaagatCACCCACAAAATGAATAAGAGTTCCCTCAGCCACTGCTGTGCTAGTCAGATATATGTAAGCATTCTAATATGGTAAACTAATTAGGTGAACCTCTGTGCTAAACAGCAGAATGCTAGCATTGCTTTCGAGCATATTATCCTGCTGATATTAGCATTCAGTTCCAGGCACCATGTAAATATAGACCCTCACGGAGCGTCTAGCCGAGCTGCAGTAGTCTTGACAATAAAGCATAATATTATTTCCCAAATTGACCTCTATGACTTGTGTCTGGGAAGTGTCTGTATTATATATTATCACGTTGTTGCATGAGCACGCCTGAAACTGTGAAGTGAAATTAGTTTGGCCTCTCTGTGCTGTTAGATATTGAGCTCGTCTCATGATACCCGACGTCTCATTTTCCACAGACACCATCCCAGAGGACTTCCAGGAGTTCAGCACTCAGCACGGCACTGACGCACTCTAAAGTCATCACGAACATATGACACCAGAACTCCAATGGAAAGTGTGTGCGCGTGGGTGAGAGTgcgtgggagtgtgtgtgggtgtgtgtctgtctctctgtgtattgATGTGTACAGTTTCTGTGCATTTACGACCACAATCtttgtactgtatgtgcatTTTATCCCGTCTGTTCCCAATCCTTCTGTTTAATCATCTCTTCAAGACTTATGGTAAATATTCTAAGTTATAATAAATCTGAACAGGTTGTTCTGACTTTCAGAACCATCACTGCACATTGTAAAAGCACACCAGGCCCCTCATGGCCCCCAGATTCCCTTAATTAGCTTTACCTTTTATGTTTTTCGCATACTTAATTGGGCgtcattaaaaaaattgtttgcatCTACACTGTTGTTACTGGGAATATTTTAGCTCATGAACTATCAGCATGGTGCTTTACTCTTTCTGTCATGAGGAGGAACAGACCAAGTTTTGTATCAGTCAGATTCCAGATTCTGCCTCGTCCTTCTAACTGCGTGACTAACTTAAAGTTCTGTGTGACCTGGTTTTGTCTCGATCATTGGGTTGTCAAGGTCTTGGTCATTTCAGATCTGTATAGTCATGAAACCTGGTCACAATAAAGGGCTGTTTAATATATTTCAATACATGTTGAATTCTAGTCATTTTAAGGGGGGTATTATCAgtatttgtgtgattttttgtatctttttcatttatattaatgAATCCACGGTCTACTTCAATAGACCAAGGGACATGCATACAAGTAAATCCTCCCACACTCGAAACTGGAGCACTCCTCTTTTCACTGTGATCTTCTTAAAACAAAGGCCTCtgttctgctgcagcaacaAATTCTCCGTACCCATTAGACCCCATTGGAACATTCTTTCTCCTGATTAGCtgccgagaggaggagagcgggtTCGGACTTCGCtccaggaaggaaggaaagaccTTTTTATGTCTTTAATATCGGGAAGAATAGACTACGTAAGGTCATgcagtggatttttttttttttaaatgaagaacGTGTCGATGCTGTCTTTAACTTAACAAGTAGCTGGTGGATAACATCTGTGAATTGTTTTCATCTCAAAGAGGTAAGAAAAACTTCAGTCTTCAATTGTTATTAAATGATATAAGTTACATGAATCTAAATAGGCAGAGAGACGCAGTGTGCCTTCATTTAGGTTAAAGTGCTTTTATATTAGTCAGAAATAATAACGTGGAATTTGTAAATGAAATTACTATATATATTATgcgttaatattatatattctcCCAGTCTGTGTTACTTAATTATTCACAAATAGTAAATGAGCAGATTTCTTAGACTTAAATTATTTGAAATAGCAGTCTGGATGCAGAGTCCCTTTAAGAACCTATATATCTGTTGACTGATTTATTGATCAATTGTATCAGAGTGAACTGCTTGATTGCTGTTTTCACTGTTGAACAAAGAGATTGGGTGAATTTAATTTGCATATGACTCAACAAGCCACCCTGGTGCTAACATGAATGCACGAGCATGGACCTGGAATGcaaaagtgaatgtgtgtgacctaatttttttaaacaaaagcagtAATCTGCAGAGCTGTGAGGAAAAAAGGGAACTTGCCCTGGCATCatcaaaacactcacacaaaaggAAAGTAatccacacaacacaaatcaatCCTGAAGAAATGAAGATTTGCAAAGTAACAACACAAGGATCACAGTTTACAAGAGATGGAACTGATCATTTGGTATCTTAACTTTATCTGAAAAAGTTTCTGTTGCTTCCATATTTGTTGACTCATAAGAAGCATTGTAACGCAGAAGAAAAGAAGCCACCAGCCGAGCAGGAAGATCAAGAGCTCCTCTGCTCAAtgaacaacataaacacactcagacTTTCGTGCAGAGCACTGCGACTGAGGATGTTGACGGTAGCGGCGGGGAGCTTTTCTGCAAATCTGCTTTGATCACTTCttcagaaaatgttaaaaatataatGCATTGAAAAAAACTATGGGGCAAATTGGCAGCAAGGTTTGGATTTGAACTCGCGCTTCTCTGTTGAAGCTGTTCCCTCCTAAGGGAACAAAGACGTTCATGTTCATGCTGATTTAGTTTGGGTGCATGGAGCAAATCAACTTGCGGAATTTGCTAgcggcagaggaagagaaaatctGATAATATCTGGGTCTGACTTATGGAGATCAGAGAAACATAGTTAATGAACATGTGGACAAATGTGGATTAATATCACACAGATGAAGATTTGTAACTTTGTTAAGCATCCAACAATAACTAGTGTTACTGGGACTGTGGCTGTGTCTGAAATTGCTATACTGAGTTTGTATACACTATATAGtgcactcattgtttcccacaatgcattgtgaaaaGCAGTGCACAACCAAGCAATATGTACCATCATGCACTGCGCTCATTACGAGATGAGACAAGCAAGGGTAACAGAAACAGCCCGACCTGTAGCAAATGTAAATAGAAGCAGAGCAGAACATTACAGCATAAGTGCGGCAAGACAcgtttatttctatatttaaaaattaaatcattcaacagttttttttacctgaaagtGTCAGGTAAAAAGTGTCAGGTagaaaattgtaatttgtgttcAAATTACAATTTCTTCCATCTAATAGTTGAGACATTCCAGTTTGAGCCAAAGTACTGGAcgcaaaaaattatatttacacTTCTTGAGCCACAGTGGCTCAAAATGAAAAGGCCAACGTGGGCACGGCTCAGAGAGAACCTCCACCTGAACCAGGGAGTAATCAGTGCAGTTGAGATCTGTTGAGTGTTTCATCTCTGACAGCTGTGGGGAGACCCACGTGGCTGCGtccatttccacagccaaatATGCACTTTAGTTTCAACTGAAACTGAAATGCTTGTAAGTCAATCGTTTTTCTGAAACCTCATACTTCATATCGCAGAATGACAACTGCAATCAACTGTCATAACAGCAGGTTAATGGACGACAGCAACCAGCCGTCAAGTGAAGAAGCTCCAGGAAACTTCTACCTCTGCAGAACTGTGGGACTTTTCACAGGGGACATGCGCCGGTGCAGAAAATGGGTGTCAAGTAGGTGTCAAATCTTCTCAACGTATCTTTTATACTTCATTTCAGTAGCAGGGACCTAACCACAGCATTATgcaatttaaactttttaaatttGATGTTGAGGGAAGGGTTGATGTGACAGATGACACACTGGAGACTCAGTGTAGGGGCTCTGTCTCAGGGATCAATCCACCTCAGCTTATTAGGGGCATCCACAACCTGTACCTAGAAGATGAAAATGACAGGCATACACCAAATTGAACACAGAACgattgagggagggagggagggaggtaaaAATGGGTGAAAGGATTTGAGCTAGGataagagagggagggaaatgaTAAAGGGACCTGGGGGGAAAACAAGACGAAGTGATGTGGGTTAACGAGGATGAGGGAAGTAGGAAAaaggatgaagggatgtggaTAAGGATGAGCAGAGAGACGGGTGAGGCAGAAGGGTGAATGGATGAAGGGAAGGGAAAAGGATGAGTCGCAGAATTTGACACATGCGGAACATAATGGGTTGACCAATATAGGCTTAACAGGTGGTTAGAGATGTTGTTGATGCATTGCCCTGCTCCGAAGTTTAAGCAACCTAAAATTTGACATTTGAGCTCGaaacttaattaaaatgacATCACTATCATCTACTACAGGACAGAATGTGATGATCCAGCTACTGGACTGGATGTTACGAGGCATGGCCCAGGTCATGTTCGTCAACAACCCTCTGAGCGGTCTCCTCATCACGGCCGGCCTCTTCCTGCAGACCCCCTGGTGGGCTCTGAACAGTCTGCTGGGGACCCTCGTCTCCACCGCGTCTGCCATCTTTCTGGGACAGAACAGGTGTCATCTCCTTATCCTTATTTGACTTAATCccagggcaaaaaaaaagataatttcctTCCCAGCATGACACCTCTCTCCCCGAGGCTACGCTTTCTTTAGCTTTCACAGTGTGTTTCTAATTAAAGTGTGTCTTGCGCTTGTGTCGGGTACATCTGTCGCTCTCTCCCCAGGGAGGCCATATCAGCAGGTTTGTACGGCTACAACGGAGCTCTGGTCGGCATGCTGATGGCTGTTTTCTCTGCCAGAGGAAACTGGTACTGGTGGCTTCTACTGCCAAACATGTTCATGTCCATGCTGTGGTGAGACTTCTCTTCAGACGATGATCTGATTCTTCTGATTGCACACATTTGACATTTGCACACACTAAACAGGAAAGACACAAAAGCAGCGGCTTGCTGAGGGCCAGGAGTCTGATTCAAATCCCTGACTGACCTATGAGTCTTTATGATTCCACATGGCACATGTGAAGTTGACTTGGATAACCAGGGGCAGACTTACCACTTGGAATTATTTTTGAAACAAGACTGACAATTTCTCCATTGaggcccaacaatccccttaaagggatagttcaccccaaaatgataattcactaaacatctactcaccactatgaccCCCACTTCACCCCCATGTTTAGGGAGCAGATCTTTCTGGGTGGGTGCCATTTGGTgcacaccaaaataaaaaattggttctaatgaattcaaatgtggtttcctGAGGAGAATGTTGGGCCGGAGGTAAGTTCTGTCCGGCTGCCATTTCAGTTAAAAATGTTCCATAGAACTCTGCCCTTAATGTAAATCTGAAGAATAACACTCTCCTCCCACAAATAACATATCTACTGGTCTCTGTCCATAGCCCAGTGGTGTCCAGTGCCTTGTCCACAGTTGCCAGCAAATGGGACCTCCCAATATTCACCCTGCCCTTTAATATTTTGGTGTGTCTACATATGGCAGCTACAGGAGCCAATCATCCCTACTTTCCACAGGTATTTCCAAGCCCTGCTACACACAAGAATGTACATTTACATTGTTTGGATGCAAATTAAAACTTCTTTCCTTTTATTCTAGGTGGATATCCAGCCACATAACCCTCAGCAGCCCCGTAATGGCTCCACTGAAAGCCTCGACATCATTCAGGTTTAACAGGAATCACACCTCTAGCTCTTCAAATCTAAATGACTGCCGTGTCTATTTCCCCCGCATATGACATCTCAATTACCAACCGGTTCTAATTGTTTGCAATGTCAGAAAACTGAAGCTTTTCATTCGCAGCTATTCCTGTCGGTGCCAGTTGGCGTTGGCCAGGTGTACGGCTGCGACGGTCCCTGGACAGGAGGCGTTATCCTTCTGGGcctgctgctctcctcaccGACTATCTGTCTTCATGCCATGTTGGGCTCGGCTGCTGGCGTGTTGACGGGTAAAAAGACtcatttgcatataaatatgCATCATGTCTTCTGAGGCTGCACTGGGAGCTGTGGCTCCTCAAAGGGCACCATTGAATTATGGTGAATGAACCATGCCATGTTTTAACGAACAATGCTtcatactttgtgtgtgttgacacaattgtttgtttt
This genomic window contains:
- the LOC133975338 gene encoding urea transporter 2-like; protein product: MTTAINCHNSRLMDDSNQPSSEEAPGNFYLCRTVGLFTGDMRRCRKWVSRQNVMIQLLDWMLRGMAQVMFVNNPLSGLLITAGLFLQTPWWALNSLLGTLVSTASAIFLGQNREAISAGLYGYNGALVGMLMAVFSARGNWYWWLLLPNMFMSMLCPVVSSALSTVASKWDLPIFTLPFNILVCLHMAATGANHPYFPQVDIQPHNPQQPRNGSTESLDIIQLFLSVPVGVGQVYGCDGPWTGGVILLGLLLSSPTICLHAMLGSAAGVLTGLALAAPLRDIYSGLWGYNSALSCIAVGGVFYVITWQTHLLAVVCALFSAYMTSASSRLMSVLALPACTWPFCLSTLIFLLVSSEIPAICRLPLSVVSYPEENRRNRRRLKASEGVRRSEQGSGQEEEEEKAPPKENTGTDFQSVEERGSV